The proteins below come from a single Tigriopus californicus strain San Diego chromosome 3, Tcal_SD_v2.1, whole genome shotgun sequence genomic window:
- the LOC131877779 gene encoding ankyrin repeat, PH and SEC7 domain containing protein secG-like, with amino-acid sequence MLKSSLFLGLITILGPGAYGQEDKVLWLAALDGDVDTVKAAVNGGVTSRLANENGLTLLHAAAMGGHLSLVKFLVENGAGVNRKKVKGETPLFISSANGRVEVVKYLLEQGAKVDKPDDDKWTPLHISAYHGHLGVVQLLVENGANVNLEVDEGATPVLFASQNGHTEVVKYLLEKGANPNNYDNVRRTPLHMAALNGHKSVAQVLLKAGARTNIRDGNGMTPKAAALSSDNSDLANIL; translated from the exons ATGCTCAAATCATCGCTCTTTCTCGGCCTCATAACGATTTTAGGTCCAG GAGCATATGGACAAGAGGACAAGGTCTTGTGGCTGGCAGCCTTGGATGGGGACGTGGATACGGTCAAGGCCGCTGTGAATGGAGGGGTCACATCAAGGCTGGCCAATGAGAATGGTCTGACATTGCTTCATGCGGCAGCAATGGGTGGTCACTTGTCTTTGGTCAAGTTCTTGGTGGAAAATGGAGCGGGAGTGAACCGGAAGAAGGTCAAAGGGGAAACGCCTCTTTTTATCTCTAGCGCCAATGGCAGGGTCGAAGTGGTCAA ATACTTACTTGAACAAGGAGCCAAAGTTGACAAACCTGACGATGACAAGTGGACCCCTCTTCACATTTCTGCTTACCACGGACACTTGGGTGTCGTTCAGCTCTTGGTGGAGAATGGTGCCAATGTGAACTTGGAAGTAGATGAAGGAGCCACTCCCGTTTTGTTTGCTAGCCAAAATGGTCACACTGAAGTTGTCAAATATCTTCTGGAGAAAGGCGCTAATCCAAATAACTACGACAACGTTCGAAGGACCCCTCTTCACATGGCAGCCCTGAATGGGCACAAATCTGTAGCCCAGGTCTTGCTCAAGGCTGGAGCAAGGACAAATATCAGAGATGGAAATGGAATGACGCCCAAAGCAGCCGCCTTGTCAAGTGACAATAGTGACTTGGCTAATATCTTATGA